From the Mangifera indica cultivar Alphonso chromosome 10, CATAS_Mindica_2.1, whole genome shotgun sequence genome, one window contains:
- the LOC123228143 gene encoding uncharacterized protein LOC123228143 isoform X3, translating to MEAFFMSLHIGNLASHTRKSELEHVFQKFGPCDVRLKEGYGFVVFGFPPNAEKALRALRGKSICGQHLTLTWSNKQPTSLKKFTKASRSFEAQYVSSARGRDYSNRKFHSNGPQNYRSGIKPSARHGRNFNAVGLLHEDRNYHHGRIKDYIQQEHFDYREDILDEGRNVEPDVFDNDRWRAHLYDQPNDNSVEYDMKDQFERYQGYDQTGEDENHHMSYYGVSPATRSSEEIMGGENLSEADLEHQNDLKSLQASYYCGDLGHKMRSCSMENFSKRKPKTIIGCRHGDNIKRTAKGKSKLERHESGSYAKVQSNEDPLSLNPLRNVRNAPATGRHQNLKRNSGSPEAEETDRVWRKNQGKRQRRDVGTLKNHGEKKAKRSCLHSGLRSGSSGVHSASSDSRSTSASCYSRSTYSKSMSKSSPHTSFSASVSCGQSLPMSPNKVQLHSKGHVDNAAITELKENLVEQGLLIGDVALEDAKLENNTLAMRNENVVSSSELKDEMDQVQPMKEDDEDNHVVSLSFCEIRDPSTPSQAKVLLSSGSLSLEPLKEMKESQNSEASLMVHVPVPIENPHSEALGGSHFGRSISISSEEMCMVLKHYGMKLPDENERHLPVEDYFGSSRSWPWEIIYYRRLKKGPISTENYSRRLAQNQEFGIVDKYIRGSSGWGEIS from the exons ATGGAAGCTTTCTTT ATGTCCTTGCATATTGGCAATCTAGCATCTCACACTCGCAAATCTGAGCTtgaacatgtcttccaaaagtTTGGACCATGTGATGTGCGATTGAAAGAAGGATATGGTTTTGTTGTATTTGGTTTCCCTCCAAATGCTGAAAAAGCATTAAGAGCACTAAGAGGAAAGAGTATCTGTGGGCAGCATTTGACTCTTACATGGTCCAATAAACAGCCCACAtcacttaaaaaatttacaaaggCTTCCAGATCCTTTGAGGCACAATATGTGAGTTCTGCTAGAGGAAGAGATTATAGTAACAGGAAATTCCATTCAAATGGTCCACAAAATTACAGGTCTGGTATTAAGCCATCTGCTAGACATGGTAGAAACTTTAATGCAGTTGGTTTGCTTCATGAAGATAGAAACTACCATCATGGTCGTATTAAAGACTACATTCAGCAAGAGCATTTTGATTATAGGGAAGATATACTAGATGAAGGTAGGAATGTTGAACCTGATGTGTTTGACAATGATAGATGGCGTGCACACTTATATGACCAACCAAATGACAATAGTGTTGAGTATGACATGAAGGATCAGTTTGAACGTTACCAAGGTTATGACCAAACGGGTGAAGATGAAAACCATCACATGTCCTATTATGGTGTTTCACCTGCTACGCGAAGCTCTGAAGAGATCATGGGGGGAGAGAATCTTTCTGAAGCAGATTTGGAACATCAAAATGATTTGAAATCGCTGCAAGCTAGCTACTATTGTGGAGATTTAGGCCATAAAATGCGTAGTTGTTCCatggaaaatttttcaaaaagaaagcCCAAGACAATTATTGGTTGTAGGCATGGTGATAACATTAAAAGAACGGCTAAAGGTAAAAGCAAGCTGGAGAGACATGAATCTGGTTCTTATGCAAAGGTGCAATCCAATGAGGACCCCTTGTCATTGAATCCACTTCGTAATGTTAGGAATGCCCCTGCTACTGGAAGGCATCAGAATTTGAAGAGAAACAGTGGCTCCCCGGAGGCAGAGGAAACTGACAGGGTTTGGAGAAAGAACCAAGGAAAGAGGCAAAGGAGGGATGTTGGAACTCTGAAGAATCACGGTGAAAAGAAAGCGAAAAG GTCTTGTTTGCACTCTGGATTAAGATCAGGATCTTCTGGAGTACATTCTGCATCTTCTGATTCAAGGTCTACTTCAGCGTCATGCTATTCTAGATCCACCTATTCGAAATCTATGTCCAAGTCGAGCCCTCATACATCCTTTTCTGCATCTGTATCCTGTGGTCAGTCTTTACCAATGTCTCCAAACAAGGTGCAGCTGCATTCAAAAGGCCATGTTGATAATGCTGCCATCACTGAACTGAAAGAAAATCTAGTGGAGCAAGGGTTGCTGATTGGTGATGTTGCGTTGGAGGATGCTAAACTTGAAAACAACACATTGGCAATGAGAAATGAAAATGTGGTTTCATCCTCTGAACTGAAAGATGAAATGGATCAAGTGCAGCCTATGAAGGAGGATGATGAGGATAACCATGTGGTGTCCTTGTCATTTTGTGAAATAAGAGATCCTAGCACACCATCACAGGCAAAAGTGCTGCTTTCATCTGGAAGCTTGAGTTTAGAGCCCTTGAAAGAAATGAAGGAGTCTCAAAATTCTGAAGCATCATTGATGGTGCATGTTCCAGTACCTATTGAGAATCCACATTCAGAAGCTCTTGGTGGTTCCCACTTTGGCCGTTCAATTAGCATATCTTCGGAGGAGATGTGCATGGTTTTGAAGCACTACGGCATGAAACTTCCTGATGAAAATGAAAGGCATTTACCTGTAGAGGATTATTTTGGTTCTTCTCGCTCATGGCCGTGGGAAATCATCTATTATAGGAGGTTGAAGAAGGGACCTATTTCAACAGAGAACTATTCTCGGCGACTTGCTCAGAATCAGGAATTTGGTATTGTTGACAAGTATATACGAGGCAGTAGTGGATGGGGGGAAATCAGTTAA
- the LOC123228094 gene encoding ubiquitin-conjugating enzyme E2 variant 1C yields the protein MTLGSGGSSVVVPRNFRLLEELERGEKGIGDGTVSYGMDDGDDIYMRSWTGTIIGPHNTVHEGRIYQLKLFCDKDYPEKPPSVRFHSRINMTCVNHETGVVEPKKFGVLANWQREYTMEDILTQLKKEMAAPHNRKLVQPPEGTYF from the exons ATGACGCTTGGCTCAGGAGGATCTAGTGTCGTGG TTCCTCGGAACTTCAGATTGTTAGAGGAACTTGAACGTGGAGAAAAGGGTATTGGAGATGGCACCGTCAGCTATGGGATGGATGATGGAGATGACATTTACATGCGTTCTTGGACTGGCACTATCATTGGTCCTCACAAT ACTGTACATGAGGGTCGAATTTATCAATTGAAGCTGTTCTGTGATAAAGATTATCCAGAGAAGCCACCAAGTGTTCGTTTCCATTCACGAATCAACATGACTTGTGTTAACCATGAAACTGGAGTG GTGGAACCTAAGAAGTTTGGAGTTCTTGCAAATTGGCAGCGAGAGTACACCATGGAAGATATACTCACACAATTGAAAAAGGAGATGGCAGCTCCACACAACAGGAAGTTGGTTCAACCTCCTGAGGGTACCTACTTCTAG
- the LOC123228143 gene encoding uncharacterized protein LOC123228143 isoform X1: MEAFFMSLHIGNLASHTRKSELEHVFQKFGPCDVRLKEGYGFVVFGFPPNAEKALRALRGKSICGQHLTLTWSNKQPTSLKKFTKASRSFEAQYVSSARGRDYSNRKFHSNGPQNYRSGIKPSARHGRNFNAVGLLHEDRNYHHGRIKDYIQQEHFDYREDILDEGRNVEPDVFDNDRWRAHLYDQPNDNSVEYDMKDQFERYQGYDQTGEDENHHMSYYGVSPATRSSEEIMGGENLSEADLEHQNDLKSLQASYYCGDLGHKMRSCSMENFSKRKPKTIIGCRHGDNIKRTAKGKSKLERHESGSYAKVQSNEDPLSLNPLRNVRNAPATGRHQNLKRNSGSPEAEETDRVWRKNQGKRQRRDVGTLKNHGEKKAKRSVSFPLNSDFTESRSHPSQSSKPVSRSCLHSGLRSGSSGVHSASSDSRSTSASCYSRSTYSKSMSKSSPHTSFSASVSCGQSLPMSPNKVQLHSKGHVDNAAITELKENLVEQGLLIGDVALEDAKLENNTLAMRNENVVSSSELKDEMDQVQPMKEDDEDNHVVSLSFCEIRDPSTPSQAKVLLSSGSLSLEPLKEMKESQNSEASLMVHVPVPIENPHSEALGGSHFGRSISISSEEMCMVLKHYGMKLPDENERHLPVEDYFGSSRSWPWEIIYYRRLKKGPISTENYSRRLAQNQEFGIVDKYIRGSSGWGEIS, encoded by the exons ATGGAAGCTTTCTTT ATGTCCTTGCATATTGGCAATCTAGCATCTCACACTCGCAAATCTGAGCTtgaacatgtcttccaaaagtTTGGACCATGTGATGTGCGATTGAAAGAAGGATATGGTTTTGTTGTATTTGGTTTCCCTCCAAATGCTGAAAAAGCATTAAGAGCACTAAGAGGAAAGAGTATCTGTGGGCAGCATTTGACTCTTACATGGTCCAATAAACAGCCCACAtcacttaaaaaatttacaaaggCTTCCAGATCCTTTGAGGCACAATATGTGAGTTCTGCTAGAGGAAGAGATTATAGTAACAGGAAATTCCATTCAAATGGTCCACAAAATTACAGGTCTGGTATTAAGCCATCTGCTAGACATGGTAGAAACTTTAATGCAGTTGGTTTGCTTCATGAAGATAGAAACTACCATCATGGTCGTATTAAAGACTACATTCAGCAAGAGCATTTTGATTATAGGGAAGATATACTAGATGAAGGTAGGAATGTTGAACCTGATGTGTTTGACAATGATAGATGGCGTGCACACTTATATGACCAACCAAATGACAATAGTGTTGAGTATGACATGAAGGATCAGTTTGAACGTTACCAAGGTTATGACCAAACGGGTGAAGATGAAAACCATCACATGTCCTATTATGGTGTTTCACCTGCTACGCGAAGCTCTGAAGAGATCATGGGGGGAGAGAATCTTTCTGAAGCAGATTTGGAACATCAAAATGATTTGAAATCGCTGCAAGCTAGCTACTATTGTGGAGATTTAGGCCATAAAATGCGTAGTTGTTCCatggaaaatttttcaaaaagaaagcCCAAGACAATTATTGGTTGTAGGCATGGTGATAACATTAAAAGAACGGCTAAAGGTAAAAGCAAGCTGGAGAGACATGAATCTGGTTCTTATGCAAAGGTGCAATCCAATGAGGACCCCTTGTCATTGAATCCACTTCGTAATGTTAGGAATGCCCCTGCTACTGGAAGGCATCAGAATTTGAAGAGAAACAGTGGCTCCCCGGAGGCAGAGGAAACTGACAGGGTTTGGAGAAAGAACCAAGGAAAGAGGCAAAGGAGGGATGTTGGAACTCTGAAGAATCACGGTGAAAAGAAAGCGAAAAGGTCAGTTTCATTTCCCCTCAATTCTGATTTTACAGAATCCAGATCACACCCATCTCAATCTTCTAAACCTGTGTCAAGGTCTTGTTTGCACTCTGGATTAAGATCAGGATCTTCTGGAGTACATTCTGCATCTTCTGATTCAAGGTCTACTTCAGCGTCATGCTATTCTAGATCCACCTATTCGAAATCTATGTCCAAGTCGAGCCCTCATACATCCTTTTCTGCATCTGTATCCTGTGGTCAGTCTTTACCAATGTCTCCAAACAAGGTGCAGCTGCATTCAAAAGGCCATGTTGATAATGCTGCCATCACTGAACTGAAAGAAAATCTAGTGGAGCAAGGGTTGCTGATTGGTGATGTTGCGTTGGAGGATGCTAAACTTGAAAACAACACATTGGCAATGAGAAATGAAAATGTGGTTTCATCCTCTGAACTGAAAGATGAAATGGATCAAGTGCAGCCTATGAAGGAGGATGATGAGGATAACCATGTGGTGTCCTTGTCATTTTGTGAAATAAGAGATCCTAGCACACCATCACAGGCAAAAGTGCTGCTTTCATCTGGAAGCTTGAGTTTAGAGCCCTTGAAAGAAATGAAGGAGTCTCAAAATTCTGAAGCATCATTGATGGTGCATGTTCCAGTACCTATTGAGAATCCACATTCAGAAGCTCTTGGTGGTTCCCACTTTGGCCGTTCAATTAGCATATCTTCGGAGGAGATGTGCATGGTTTTGAAGCACTACGGCATGAAACTTCCTGATGAAAATGAAAGGCATTTACCTGTAGAGGATTATTTTGGTTCTTCTCGCTCATGGCCGTGGGAAATCATCTATTATAGGAGGTTGAAGAAGGGACCTATTTCAACAGAGAACTATTCTCGGCGACTTGCTCAGAATCAGGAATTTGGTATTGTTGACAAGTATATACGAGGCAGTAGTGGATGGGGGGAAATCAGTTAA
- the LOC123228143 gene encoding uncharacterized protein LOC123228143 isoform X2 has product MSLHIGNLASHTRKSELEHVFQKFGPCDVRLKEGYGFVVFGFPPNAEKALRALRGKSICGQHLTLTWSNKQPTSLKKFTKASRSFEAQYVSSARGRDYSNRKFHSNGPQNYRSGIKPSARHGRNFNAVGLLHEDRNYHHGRIKDYIQQEHFDYREDILDEGRNVEPDVFDNDRWRAHLYDQPNDNSVEYDMKDQFERYQGYDQTGEDENHHMSYYGVSPATRSSEEIMGGENLSEADLEHQNDLKSLQASYYCGDLGHKMRSCSMENFSKRKPKTIIGCRHGDNIKRTAKGKSKLERHESGSYAKVQSNEDPLSLNPLRNVRNAPATGRHQNLKRNSGSPEAEETDRVWRKNQGKRQRRDVGTLKNHGEKKAKRSVSFPLNSDFTESRSHPSQSSKPVSRSCLHSGLRSGSSGVHSASSDSRSTSASCYSRSTYSKSMSKSSPHTSFSASVSCGQSLPMSPNKVQLHSKGHVDNAAITELKENLVEQGLLIGDVALEDAKLENNTLAMRNENVVSSSELKDEMDQVQPMKEDDEDNHVVSLSFCEIRDPSTPSQAKVLLSSGSLSLEPLKEMKESQNSEASLMVHVPVPIENPHSEALGGSHFGRSISISSEEMCMVLKHYGMKLPDENERHLPVEDYFGSSRSWPWEIIYYRRLKKGPISTENYSRRLAQNQEFGIVDKYIRGSSGWGEIS; this is encoded by the coding sequence ATGTCCTTGCATATTGGCAATCTAGCATCTCACACTCGCAAATCTGAGCTtgaacatgtcttccaaaagtTTGGACCATGTGATGTGCGATTGAAAGAAGGATATGGTTTTGTTGTATTTGGTTTCCCTCCAAATGCTGAAAAAGCATTAAGAGCACTAAGAGGAAAGAGTATCTGTGGGCAGCATTTGACTCTTACATGGTCCAATAAACAGCCCACAtcacttaaaaaatttacaaaggCTTCCAGATCCTTTGAGGCACAATATGTGAGTTCTGCTAGAGGAAGAGATTATAGTAACAGGAAATTCCATTCAAATGGTCCACAAAATTACAGGTCTGGTATTAAGCCATCTGCTAGACATGGTAGAAACTTTAATGCAGTTGGTTTGCTTCATGAAGATAGAAACTACCATCATGGTCGTATTAAAGACTACATTCAGCAAGAGCATTTTGATTATAGGGAAGATATACTAGATGAAGGTAGGAATGTTGAACCTGATGTGTTTGACAATGATAGATGGCGTGCACACTTATATGACCAACCAAATGACAATAGTGTTGAGTATGACATGAAGGATCAGTTTGAACGTTACCAAGGTTATGACCAAACGGGTGAAGATGAAAACCATCACATGTCCTATTATGGTGTTTCACCTGCTACGCGAAGCTCTGAAGAGATCATGGGGGGAGAGAATCTTTCTGAAGCAGATTTGGAACATCAAAATGATTTGAAATCGCTGCAAGCTAGCTACTATTGTGGAGATTTAGGCCATAAAATGCGTAGTTGTTCCatggaaaatttttcaaaaagaaagcCCAAGACAATTATTGGTTGTAGGCATGGTGATAACATTAAAAGAACGGCTAAAGGTAAAAGCAAGCTGGAGAGACATGAATCTGGTTCTTATGCAAAGGTGCAATCCAATGAGGACCCCTTGTCATTGAATCCACTTCGTAATGTTAGGAATGCCCCTGCTACTGGAAGGCATCAGAATTTGAAGAGAAACAGTGGCTCCCCGGAGGCAGAGGAAACTGACAGGGTTTGGAGAAAGAACCAAGGAAAGAGGCAAAGGAGGGATGTTGGAACTCTGAAGAATCACGGTGAAAAGAAAGCGAAAAGGTCAGTTTCATTTCCCCTCAATTCTGATTTTACAGAATCCAGATCACACCCATCTCAATCTTCTAAACCTGTGTCAAGGTCTTGTTTGCACTCTGGATTAAGATCAGGATCTTCTGGAGTACATTCTGCATCTTCTGATTCAAGGTCTACTTCAGCGTCATGCTATTCTAGATCCACCTATTCGAAATCTATGTCCAAGTCGAGCCCTCATACATCCTTTTCTGCATCTGTATCCTGTGGTCAGTCTTTACCAATGTCTCCAAACAAGGTGCAGCTGCATTCAAAAGGCCATGTTGATAATGCTGCCATCACTGAACTGAAAGAAAATCTAGTGGAGCAAGGGTTGCTGATTGGTGATGTTGCGTTGGAGGATGCTAAACTTGAAAACAACACATTGGCAATGAGAAATGAAAATGTGGTTTCATCCTCTGAACTGAAAGATGAAATGGATCAAGTGCAGCCTATGAAGGAGGATGATGAGGATAACCATGTGGTGTCCTTGTCATTTTGTGAAATAAGAGATCCTAGCACACCATCACAGGCAAAAGTGCTGCTTTCATCTGGAAGCTTGAGTTTAGAGCCCTTGAAAGAAATGAAGGAGTCTCAAAATTCTGAAGCATCATTGATGGTGCATGTTCCAGTACCTATTGAGAATCCACATTCAGAAGCTCTTGGTGGTTCCCACTTTGGCCGTTCAATTAGCATATCTTCGGAGGAGATGTGCATGGTTTTGAAGCACTACGGCATGAAACTTCCTGATGAAAATGAAAGGCATTTACCTGTAGAGGATTATTTTGGTTCTTCTCGCTCATGGCCGTGGGAAATCATCTATTATAGGAGGTTGAAGAAGGGACCTATTTCAACAGAGAACTATTCTCGGCGACTTGCTCAGAATCAGGAATTTGGTATTGTTGACAAGTATATACGAGGCAGTAGTGGATGGGGGGAAATCAGTTAA
- the LOC123228221 gene encoding protein GL2-INTERACTING REPRESSOR 1-like, with protein sequence MSQSNGNPSKLELKLNLSPPRANRRIDSPGRSATVSPTSPPSSCVSSENQDESPEATSMVLVGCPRCLMYVMLSEDDPKCPKCKSTVLLDFLHDKNNNNNNNNTTVNTRKS encoded by the coding sequence ATGAGTCAAAGTAATGGAAACCCATCGAAACTAGAGCTGAAGCTGAACCTTTCGCCACCGAGAGCTAACCGGAGAATAGATTCGCCAGGCCGATCAGCCACGGTGTCGCCAACGTCTCCACCGAGCTCATGTGTGTCGTCGGAGAACCAAGATGAAAGCCCTGAGGCCACGTCCATGGTGTTGGTGGGGTGTCCCCGGTGCCTGATGTATGTGATGCTGTCTGAGGACGATCCTAAATGCCCCAAATGCAAGAGCACCGTTTTGCTTGATTTCCTTCATGacaaaaacaacaacaacaacaacaacaacaccaCGGTCAACACAAGGAAAAGCTAG